The following coding sequences lie in one Stigmatopora argus isolate UIUO_Sarg chromosome 5, RoL_Sarg_1.0, whole genome shotgun sequence genomic window:
- the nipbla gene encoding nipped-B-like protein A isoform X2 produces MNGDMPHVPITTLAGIASLTDLLNQLPLPSPLPATTTKSLLYNGRIAEEVNCLLGCRDENLASQLAHGLNQVSTEHIELKDNLGSDEPEGDAPLLLQTMLARNPGIFREKNVMQQPMVQQYKITQNSMHSPAPSANFQPAAISPNPSSRFVAPQTGSSSRYMGQQNSPVPSPYTPQSPAPGYLQQYPHQQPPSYNQHQQIQQVSVASPMVPGSIRNIHEGKVSGQMANTANHHPDRYGTDDYLNIVHRSGSEDGDAALRNSSFPLRSPQSSCSPAAGDGAPKPGSRPPLILQSPPPYVLSPREGGPDHKQQLQQRKKIPTVKEEKDMYDIVSSPNKDSTKLTLKLSRVKSNESDPPGDGVPGLDHNSDNMEAEMNFQQVPVLQQNLIARHNQGSQQAGGAVGFQAPSSPYDEVELDALAEIERIEREAASEKCSKEVQDKDKPLKKRKQDSFPLEPGAGGPGGPTGAPGSGPAGGGNAGKLTPQEATAAGNGASRPPLMVSIDLQQAGRVDGQLDPCLAAPVPALEAQRWPEEPSSGLAAVEGSDTASRLKPDGRPDVIKNRVDKHDGRRDCRELSKLRHDDKSSDRRAEKPKSSGRGEHGRDRESDKDRRHRSETVDVRMRCDRDRSVFRASSVGEPGRSSHRQDSLKPAAVPSGPKLPQSFPAHLLGGQSGALKNFQIPKIKRDGGVPMESHIWGQPKVKLERLGLVQDFEKRPKPVVLVKKLSVDQIQRIIRHSKTGKNRFSPGKYGKTGMDPAILKELPPELLAEIESTMPLCERVKMNKRKRSTINEKPKYAEVSSDDDANEESARKRQRREKDRAWDFEERERRASGEHRRSGSKEGRRGSGSRYRDSSEDDSPPPSMSDVARKLKMKEKQKKRKAYEPKLTQEELMDSSTFKRFLTSIDNILDNLEDVDFTTMADDDEIPQELLLGKHQLNELGSESAKIKAMGITGRIPSDKLVKLLNILEKNILDASKLSTMINHDHDAEDEERLWRDLIMERVTKSADACLTALNIMTSAHMPKAVYIEDVIERVLQYTKFHLQNTLYPQYDPVYKVDPHGGGLLSSKAKRAKCSTHKQRVIIMLYNKVCDVVSNISELLEIQLLTDTTILQVSSMGITPFFVENVSELQLCAIKLVTAVFSRYEKHRQLILEEIFTSLARLPTSKRSLRNFRLNSSDQDGEPMYIQMVTALVLQLIQCVVHLPNDRDSIEDYDNKVDQDVLITNSYETAMRTAQNFLSVFLKKCGSKQGEEDYRPLFENFVQDLLSTVNKPEWPAAELLLSLLGRLLVHQFSNKQTEMALRVASLDYLGTVAARLRKDAVTSRMDQRSIDRILQQSQGGDETQQLQKALLDYLEQNADTDASLAFARKFYIAQWFRDATTEAEKSMRNQNPKDDESSEGPQHAKEMETTGEIMQRAEKRKKFLRNIIWTTPAHFATLKMNSDTVDYEDSCLIVRYLASMRPFAQSFDIYLTQILRVLGESAIAVRTKAMKCLSEVVAVDPSILARSDMQRGVHGRLMDNSTSVREAAVELLGKFVLSRPQLTEQYYDMLIERILDTGISVRKRVIKILRDICLEQPTFSKITEMCVRMIRRVNDEEGIKKLVNETFQKLWFTPTPAHDKETMTRKILNITDVVAACRDTGYDWFEQLLSNLLKSEEDAAYKPAKKACVQLVDNLVEHILKYEESLAESKGVNSTRLVACITTLYLFSKIRAQLMVKHAMTMQPYLTTKCNTDNDFMVICNVAKMLELVVPLMEHPSETFLATIEEDLMKLIIKYGMTVVQHCVSCLGAVVNKVTHNYKFVWACFNKFYRVLNKLKAQHQEDPNSTTLVNKPFLLRALFTVGALGRHFDFDLEEFKGSTKVIIKEKVLELLLYFTKHEDEKVKTKAIIGLGFLVIMHPSQMFMPEVKSLYNGILADSASSINLKIQILKNLQTYLQEEDTRMQEADREWKKLSKQEDLKEMGDISSGMSSSIMQLYLKQVLEAFFHTQSSVRHFALNVIALTLNQGLIHPVQCVPYLIAMGTDPEPSMRNKADQQLVEIDKKYTGFIHMKAVAGMKMSFNLQQSIEMSRRTIIRGFRQDETHSALCSHLFSMIRTNRQHRRAFLISLLNLFDDSARTEVNMLLFIADNLACFPYQSQEEPLFIMHHIDICLSVSGSNLLQNFTELLLKEPRRKEKKVKKVKELKSRSDGEDEYEKMNSESPGSVEERNSEDDDVVRQPKKPRKPMDDSESSEESDLDDLCVDDADRVMKRLPDNPASLLDFANSVQGILLLLVLKQHLKNQYGFSDGKIQKYSPTESAKVYDKAVNRKINVYFHPRQTLDFISNNMARATLTEDVKRRIVKQYLDFKVLMEHLDPDEEDEEGEASASANIRNKAINALLGSSGPLMGPSPRNQAGPETDDDYSDGDERAPGSSRKSRRTGDPSDPGRMNETVEVMDVIALCCPKYKDRPQIARVVHKTPSGYAIHWMAGSYSGPWAEAKKRDGRKLVPWVDTIKESDVIFKKIALTSNHKLSNKVVQTLRSLYAAREGGAS; encoded by the exons ATGAATGGGGATATGCCTCATGTTCCCATAACTACTCTCGCTGGGATCGCTAGCCTGACAGACT TGTTGAACCAGCTGCCCCTTCCTTCCCCCCTCCCGGCCACCACTACGAAGAGCCTCTTGTACAATGGTAGAATAGCAGAGGAGGTCAACTGCCTTTTGGGCTGCCGGGATGAGAACTTAGCCTCCCAGCTCGCCCATGGCCTGAACCAGGTCTCCACAGAGCACAT AGAGCTGAAGGACAACCTGGGGAGTGATGAGCCTGAGGGAGATGCACCACTGCTGCTGCAGACCATGCTGGCCAGAAACCCTGGCATCTTCAGGGAAAAAA ATGTTATGCAGCAGCCGATGGTACAACAGTACAAGATCACCCAAAATTCAATGCACAGTCCAGCCCCATCGGCAAATTTTCAGCCAGCAGCAATTTCTCCCAATCCATCAAG TCGATTTGTGGCACCCCAGACAGGCTCTAGTAGTCGATACATGGGCCAGCAAAACAGTCCGGTTCCTAGTCCCTACACACCACAAAGCCCCGCCCCTGGTTACCTCCAGCAGTACCCCCACCAACAACCACCCAGCTACAACCAACATCAACAGATCCAACAAG TGTCCGTGGCCAGTCCAATGGTTCCGGGAAGTATACGAAACATTCATGAAGGCAAGGTATCGGGGCAGATGGCCAACACTGCCAACCACCACCCAGATAGATATGGCACAGATGACTACTTGAACATCGTGCACCGGTCGGGCAGTGAG GATGGTGATGCCGCCCTGAGAAATTCATCATTCCCTTTACGGTCGCCGCAGTCCAGCTGCTCTCCAGCAGCAGGTGATGGAGCACCCAAAC CAGGTTCTCGCCCCCCGCTGATTCTGCAGTCGCCACCTCCGTATGTGCTGTCGCCGAGGGAAGGGGGGCCAGACCATAAACAGCAACTGCAGCAACGCAAGAAGATTCCCACCGTGAAAGAGGAGAAAGACATGTATGACATTGTCAGCTCCCCAAACAAGGATTCCACCAAACTCACACTTAAGTTGTCCCGGGTTAAGTCAAATGAGTCTGACCCACCAG GCGATGGTGTTCCAGGCCTGGACCACAACTCAGACAATATGGAGGCTGAAATGAACTTTCAGCAAGTGCCTGTTCTCCAGCAGAACCTGATAGCCCGCCACAATCAAGGATCCCAGCAGGCAGGGGGTGCTGTGGGTTTCCAGGCTCCTAGTTCTCCTTATGACGAGGTGGAGCTCGACGCACTAGCTGAAATCGAGCGGATAGAGCGAGAGGCGGCGAGTGAGAAGTGTTCTAAGGAAGTCCAGGATAAAG aCAAGCCACTGAAGAAGAGAAAACAAGACTCTTTTCCTTTGGAGCCCGGCGCTGGAGGTCCCGGTGGTCCTACCGGTGCTCCAGGAAGTGGACCCGCGGGTGGGGGCAATGCTGGCAAACTGACCCCGCAAGAGGCCACAGCAGCTGGGAACGGTGCCAGTCGTCCTCCCCTCATGGTGAGCATTGACCTCCAACAGGCAGGAAGGGTTGACGGCCAGCTCGACCCCTGTCTGGCTGCCCCGGTCCCTGCATTAGAAGCTCAACGCTGGCCCGAAGAACCATCTAGCGGGCTCGCCGCTGTAGAAGGTTCTGACACCGCCTCGCGTTTGAAACCGGACGGACGACCGGACGTCATCAAGAACAGGGTTGATAAACATGACGGCAGAAGAGACTGTCGGGAGTTGTCCAAACTCCGACATGATGACAAGTCTTCAGATAGGCGGGCTGAGAAGCCAAAGTCGTCGGGCCGAGGGGAACACGGACGGGACAGGGAGTCTGACAAAGATAGGAGGCATCGCAGCGAAACCGTCGATGTTCGCATGAGATGTGATCGAGATAGGTCCGTCTTCCGGGCATCCTCTGTCGGAGAGCCTGGTCGTAGCAGCCATAGGCAAGACAGTTTGAAGCCTGCTGCCGTTCCCTCCGGTCCTAAACTTCCACAATCTTTCCCCGCTCACCTCCTGGGAGGACAAAGTGGCGCACTGAAGAACTTCCAGATCCCTAAG ATCAAACGTGATGGTGGCGTTCCGATGGAGAGTCACATTTGGGGGCAGCCCAAGGTGAAACTAGAGCGACTTGGTCTGGTGCAGGACTTTGAGAAGAGGCCCAAGCCTGTAGTACTTGTGAAAAAGCTCTCTGTGGACCAGATCCAAAGAATCATTCGTCACAGCAAGACTGGAAAGAACCggttctccccaggaaaatatggcaaaa CTGGCATGGACCCGGCCATCTTAAAGGAACTTCCCCCAGAGCTCCTTGCAGAGATTGAGTCAACCATGCCCCTCTGTGAGCGAGTCAAAATGAACAAGCGAAAACGGAGTACGATCAACGAGAAGCCCAAATACGCCGAGGTCAGCTCGGACGACGATGCAAACGAAGAAT CTGCAAGAAAGCGTCAGCGTCGAGAAAAAGACCGGGCATGGGACTTTGAGGAAAGAGAGCGACGCGCCTCAGGGGAACATCGGAGAAGTGGGTCCAAAGAAGGCCGCAGAGGCTCGGGGAGCCGTTACCGAGACTCCTCCGAAGATGACTCGCCGCCTCCCAGCATGAGCGATG TTGCCAGAAAATTAAAGATGAAGGAGAAACAGAAGAAGCGGAAAGCATATGAACCGAAGCTTACTCAAGAGGAGCTCATGGACTCGTCCACGTTCAAGAGATTCTTAACGAGCATTGACAACATTTTAGATAACCTAGAGGATGTGGATTTCACCACCATGG CAGATGACGATGAGATACCTCAGGAATTGCTACTTGGGAAACACCAATTAAACGAGCTGGGCAGCGAATCCGCCAAAATCAAAGCCATGGGCATCACTGGCAGG ATACCATCGGACAAGCTGGTGAAGCTGCTCAATATTCTAGAGAAGAATATCCTGGATGCATCTAAGCTCTCCACCATGATCAACCAC GATCACGATGCTGAGGATGAGGAGAGGCTGTGGAGGGACCTCATCATGGAGCGAGTGACCAAGTCGGCCGACGCCTGCCTTACGGCCCTAAACATCATGACATCGGCCCACATGCCAAAAGCTGTCTACATTGAGGATGTCATCGAGCGGGTGCTACAATATACCAAATTCCATCTGCAGAACACGCTCTACCCGCAATACGACCCCGTCTACAAAGTGGACCCACACGGAG GTGGCTTACTAAGCTCCAAGGCGAAGCGTGCCAAATGCTCGACACACAAGCAACGAGTCATCATCATGCTATACAACAAAGTGTGTGACGTTGTCAGCAACATCTCTGAGCTTCTTGAGATCCAACTGCTTACTGACACCACTATCCTccag GTTTCATCAATGGGAATCACGCCATTTTTTGTGGAAAATGTCAGCGAGCTGCAGCTGTGTGCTATTAAACTGGTTACAGCG GTATTCTCGCGTTATGAGAAGCACCGACAGCTTATTCTGGAGGAGATATTTACGTCACTGGCCAGGCTGCCCACAAGCAAACGCTCCCTCAGGAACTTCCG GTTGAACAGCTCGGACCAGGATGGAGAGCCCATGTACATCCAAATGGTGACTGCCTTGGTGTTGCAACTCATCCAGTGTGTAGTGCATTTACCCAATGACAGGGACTCAATAGAGGACTACGACAACAAG GTGGACCAAGATGTGCTGATTACCAACTCATATGAGACGGCAATGAGAACGGCGCAGAACTTTCTCTCAGTATTCTTAAAAAA ATGTGGCAGTAAGCAAGGAGAAGAAGACTACCGGCCTTTGTTTGAGAACTTTGTCCAGGACCTGCTCTCGACAGTTAACAAACCAGAGTGGCCCGCTGCAGAGTTGCTACTCAGTCTGCTTGGCAGACTCTTG GTGCACCAGTTTAGCAACAAGCAGACAGAAATGGCTCTACGAGTGGCTTCTTTAGATTACCTTGGCACTGTGGCCGCCCGCCTAAGAAAGGATGCTGTTACCAGCAGGATGGACCAGCGGTCAATTGATCGCATTTTACAGCAG TCTCAGGGTGGTGATGAAACACAGCAGCTGCAAAAGGCTTTGCTGGACTATTTGGAACAGAATGCTGATACAGATGCCTCCTTAGCA TTTGCCAGAAAGTTCTACATTGCCCAGTGGTTTCGGGATGCTACGACAGAGGCAGAGAAGTCCATGCGAAATCAGAACCCAAAGGACGACGAATCTTCGGAGGGGCCGCAGCACGCCAAGGAGATGGAGACCACGGGTGAGATCATGCAGCGAGCTGAAAAACGCAAGAAGTTCTTGCGCAACATCATCTGGACTACGCCAGCTCATTTTGCCACATTAAA GATGAACTCTGACACTGTGGACTATGAGGACTCCTGTCTGATTGTGCGCTATTTGGCCTCCATGAGGCCGTTTGCACAGAGCTTTGATATTTATTTAACGCAG ataTTACGAGTCCTTGGAGAAAGTGCCATAGCAGTGAGAACTAAAGCCATGAAGTGTTTGTCCGAGGTTGTGGCCGTGGACCCCAGTATCCTAGCAAGG TCGGATATGCAGCGCGGAGTCCACGGCCGCTTGATGGACAACTCGACAAGTGTGAGAGAGGCAGCTGTAGAGTTGCTTGGCAAGTTCGTCCTTAGCAGACCGCAGCTCACTGAACAGTACTATGACATGCTCATAGAGAGGATACTG GACACTGGTATCAGTGTAAGGAAACGTGTGATCAAGATCCTGCGAGACATTTGTTTGGAGCAGCCCACCTTCAGTAAAATCACTGAGATGTGTGTCAGAATGATTCGCAGGGTCAATGATGAGGAAGGAATCAAG AAATTGGTGAATGAAACATTTCAGAAGTTATGGTTCACGCCAACGCCGGCCCACGACAAGGAGACCATGACCAGAAAGATCCTCAACATTACAGACGTGGTCGCGGCATGTCGAGACACTGGCTATGACTGGTTTGAGCAACTTCTTTCCAAT CTACTCAAATCTGAGGAGGACGCAGCATACAAACCTGCCAAGAAGGCCTGCGTTCAGCTGGTAGACAATCTGGTGGAGcatattttgaaatatgaaGAGTCTCTCGCAG AGAGCAAAGGTGTGAACTCCACCCGTTTAGTGGCCTGCATCACTACCTTGTACCTGTTCAGCAAAATCAGGGCACAGCTCATGGTAAAACACGCCATGACCATGCAACCTTACCTAACCACCAAGTGTAAT ACTGACAATGACTTTATGGTCATTTGCAATGTGGCAAAAATGTTAGAGCTGGTGGTGCCTCTAATGGAGCACCCCAGCGAGACATTTCTTGCCACCATTGAAGAAGACCTCATGAAGCTGATCATCAAATACGGCATGACG GTGGTCCAACACTGTGTCAGCTGTCTCGGGGCTGTTGTCAACAAAGTGACCCACAACTACAAGTTTGTCTGGGCATGCTTCAATAAATTCTATC GTGTACTTAACAAGCTAAAGGCCCAGCATCAAGAGGATCCTAACAGCACGACGTTGGTAAACAAGCCTTTCTTATTGCGAGCGCTGTTCACCGTGGGTGCCCTTGGTCGACACTTCGATTTTGACCTAGAAGAATTCAAGGGCTCTACCAAG GTCATTATCAAGGAAAAGGTTCTGGAGCTTCTTCTGTATTTCACCAAGCATGAGGACGAGAAAGTCAAGACGAAAGCTATTATCGGTTTAG GCTTTCTCGTCATCATGCATCCCAGCCAAATGTTTATGCCTGAAGTGAAGTCCTTGTACAATGGCATATTGGCTGACAGTGCCTCGTCCATCAACCTCAAGATCCAGATCCTCAAAAACCTCCAGACCTACCTGCAAGAAGAAGACACCAGAATGCAAGAAGCAGACCGGGAAT GGAAAAAGCTTTCTAAACAGGAGGATCTGAAGGAAATGGGGGACATCTCTTCGGGGATGAGCAGCTCCATTATGCAGCTTTACCTGAAGCAGGTGTTGGAGGCCTTCTTCCACACACAGTCCAGTGTGCGGCACTTTGCGCTCAATGTCATTGCGCTCACTCTGAACCAGGGCCTCATTCATCCGGTGCAG TGCGTGCCTTATCTGATTGCCATGGGAACTGACCCGGAGCCCAGCATGAGGAACAAAGCCGATCAGCAACTGGTGGAGATAGACAAAAAATACACAGGATTCATCCAT ATGAAAGCAGTGGCTGGGATGAAGATGTCATTCAACCTGCAGCAGTCCATCGAGATGTCTCGGAGGACCATCATACGAGGTTTCAGACAAGACGAAACCCACTCGGCTCTCTGCTCGCATCTCTTCTCCATGATCCGCACCAACCGGCAACACCGGAGAGCATTTCTCATCTCGCTACTGAATCTCTTTGACGACAGCGCC AGAACCGAGGTGAACATGTTGCTGTTCATAGCGGACAACCTGGCCTGCTTCCCATACCAGAGCCAGGAAGAACCTCTTTTCATCATGCACCATATAGACATCTGCCTGTCAGTTTCTGGAAGCAACCTTCTTCAGAATTTTACTGAG CTTCTATTGAAAGAGCCAAGGCGGAAGGAGAAGAAGGTGAAGAAGGTGAAGGAGTTGAAGAGCAGATCAGACGGGGAAGATGAGTACGAAAAAATGAACAGTGAGTCCCCCGGGAGCGTCGAGGAACGCAATAGCGAAGACGACGACGTGGTACGGCAGCCCAAAAAGCCCAGAAAACCGATGGACGACTCCGAGAGCTCAGAAGAATCCGATCTCGACGATTTATGTGTGGATGATGCAGACAGGGTTATGAAGCGACTCCCAGACAATCCCGCTAGCCTCTTGGACTTTGCCAACTCTGTTCAAGGCATATTGTTGCTGCTGGTGCTCAAACAGCATCTGAAGAATCAGTATGGGTTCTCAGACGG TAAAATCCAAAAGTACTCCCCAACGGAGTCGGCCAAGGTATACGACAAGGCGGTGAACCGAAAAATCAACGTTTACTTCCACCCGCGGCAAACCCTCGACTTTATCTCCAACAACATGGCACGCGCCACGCTAACAGAAGATGTCAAGAGGCGTATCGTCAAACAGTATCTTGAT TTCAAGGTACTAATGGAACATCTGGACCCGGACGAAGAGGACGAGGAGGGAGAAGCGTCGGCAAGCGCCAACATCCGAAACAAAGCCATAAATGCCCTGCTGGGAAGCTCGGGGCCATTGATGGGACCCAGTCCGCGCAACCAGGCGGGACCAGAGACAGACGACGACTACAGCGACGGCGACGAGCGCGCACCAGGG TCCTCTCGGAAGTCGAGGCGAACGGGCGACCCGTCGGACCCCGGCCGGATGAACGAGACGGTGGAAGTAATGGACGTGATCGCCCTGTGCTGCCCCAAGTACAAGGACCGGCCGCAGATCGCCCGCGTGGTCCACAAAACCCCCAGCGGATACGCCATCCACTGGATGGCGGGCTCCTATTCGGGGCCCTGGGCCGAGGCCAAAAAGCGCGACGGCCGCAAACTGGTGCCTTGGGTGGACACGATCAAGGAGTCGGATGTCATTTTCAAGAAGATTGCCTTGACCAGCAACCACAAACTAAGCAACAAAGTAGTGCAGACTTTACGCTCGCTATATGCAGCGCGGGAAGGAGGAGCAAGCTAG